Below is a window of Desulfuromonadales bacterium DNA.
GTGATGATGGAGAGCAAAAACGTCATCACCTACAAGTATTTCTTCAACCGCAAGGTCGCCTTCCTCAAGGAGGCGCAGGCCGTGGCGCTCTTCCCCGGCGGTTTCGGCACTCTGGACGAGGCGATGGAGACTCTGACCCTGGTGCAGACCGGCAAGAACCCGCCGATCCCTCTGGTTCTCATCGATGACGATGACGGCGACTACTGGGAGAACTGGTTCAACTTCCTCAAAAAGACGCTGCTCAAGCGGGGACTCATCTCCGGTGAGGATTTCAGCCTCTTCACCATCACCCGCGACCCGGTCGAGGCGGTGGAAAACATCGTCAACTTTTACCGCATCTACCATTCCCAGCGCTTTGTCGGCAACACCCTGGTGATCCGCCTCAACCAGACGCTGACGCCGGAACAGGTGGAAACCCTGGAGAGCGAGTTTGGCGAAATCATCGAACCGGGAAGCAATCTCAGGCTTTCCGGACCGTTACCCGAGGAGCAGGACCAGCCCGACCTGCTGCACCTGCCCCGACTCTCCTTCGAGTTCAACCGGCGCAGCTTCGGCCTGCTCAAGGCCTTCATCCGCCGGATCAACTCCTTCTAGTCGCGCTTCTAGCCGCGGCGGCGGACGCTGGTTTGACGAGCCGCCACCCGGGGGGATAGACTGAAGGTAGAGGCTGGTGACAAGGAGGTGGCCATGAAATGCACCCTGCTTTTCGCTGTTGCGCCGTTACTCCTGTTGCTCGGCGGCTGTTCCCATGTTCTCTCCCGGGATGCCCTGCTCACTGTCGACCCGGCGGTCGATTTCGCCCAGGTCAAGGCGAATCCGGATGCCTACAAGGGGAAGACCCTCCTGCTGGGCGGCCTGATCATCGAAACCCGGCTGAGCCGGGAAGGAGCGACGCTGGAGGTGCTGAGTTATACCCTCGACAGCTGGGGCGAACCGCTGGCAGTTGACGAGGCGGGTGGACGCTTTCTTGCGCGGACCGGCCGTTTTCTCGATCCCGAACTCTACAAGCCGGGCCTTTTCGTCACCCTGACCGGGACCGTCGAGGGAGTGGAAACCCGTCCCCTGCATGCCTACGATTACGTCTATCCCGTCTTCCGTATTGCCGAGGCGTACCTGTGGAACCAGCGCACCTCGGCTTACCACTACGGTTATTACGATCCCTTCTACCCCTGGGGGCCGTATCCCTACTACTATTAT
It encodes the following:
- a CDS encoding TIGR00730 family Rossman fold protein, with the translated sequence MEVHFSRTNGELDELIDDIIRTAGVHHAGIVREMLISALKAGQETDYLADLKLMRTTMKEMRYTNKIFSPYRDRKKVTIFGSARTEPDEPIYQKAVTFSRLLAERGFMIITGGGGGIMQAGNEGAGADNSFAVNIRLPFEQETNPVMMESKNVITYKYFFNRKVAFLKEAQAVALFPGGFGTLDEAMETLTLVQTGKNPPIPLVLIDDDDGDYWENWFNFLKKTLLKRGLISGEDFSLFTITRDPVEAVENIVNFYRIYHSQRFVGNTLVIRLNQTLTPEQVETLESEFGEIIEPGSNLRLSGPLPEEQDQPDLLHLPRLSFEFNRRSFGLLKAFIRRINSF
- a CDS encoding Slp/YeaY family lipoprotein, translating into MKCTLLFAVAPLLLLLGGCSHVLSRDALLTVDPAVDFAQVKANPDAYKGKTLLLGGLIIETRLSREGATLEVLSYTLDSWGEPLAVDEAGGRFLARTGRFLDPELYKPGLFVTLTGTVEGVETRPLHAYDYVYPVFRIAEAYLWNQRTSAYHYGYYDPFYPWGPYPYYYYRDPFWYDPFWPYPHRPWPWRRIR